The proteins below come from a single Micromonospora citrea genomic window:
- a CDS encoding glycosyltransferase family 2 protein: MISIVVPTLGRPSLAALLDALAAQVGELPDPEILLVDDRRESTDELAVPEALAAYAKVLTGPGAGPAAARNVGWRAARSPWIVFLDDDVVPAPDWARRLLADLRVGDLVGGVQGRVHVPLPEHRRPTDWERGTAGLAEGEWITADMAYRRDALADAGGFDERFPRAYREDAELAHRVRRVGWDLVRGERAVTHPVRPEDRWVSLRVQRGNADDALLRRLYGPHWRTDLRLPTGRRHRHVAVTAAGALALAAAALRPLARGTNRTVLGGAAVAGTLGWAAGTAEFARARIAPGPRTADEVATMLVTSAAIPPLAVTHWVRGWWRSRAQRPGTGR, translated from the coding sequence GTGATCAGCATCGTGGTGCCCACCCTCGGCCGGCCCAGCCTCGCGGCGCTGCTGGACGCGCTCGCCGCCCAGGTCGGCGAACTGCCCGACCCGGAGATCCTGCTCGTCGACGACCGCCGCGAATCGACCGACGAACTGGCCGTGCCCGAGGCGCTGGCCGCGTACGCCAAGGTGCTGACCGGCCCCGGCGCGGGGCCGGCGGCGGCCCGCAACGTCGGCTGGCGCGCCGCCCGTTCCCCCTGGATCGTCTTCCTCGACGACGACGTCGTCCCGGCGCCGGACTGGGCCCGCCGGCTCCTCGCGGACCTGCGGGTCGGCGACCTGGTCGGCGGGGTGCAGGGCCGGGTCCACGTGCCGCTGCCCGAGCACCGGCGGCCGACCGACTGGGAACGCGGCACCGCCGGGCTAGCCGAGGGCGAGTGGATCACTGCGGACATGGCCTACCGGAGGGACGCGCTGGCCGACGCGGGCGGGTTCGACGAACGCTTCCCGCGCGCCTACCGGGAGGACGCCGAACTGGCCCACCGGGTGCGGCGCGTCGGCTGGGACCTGGTCCGCGGCGAACGGGCGGTGACCCATCCGGTGCGCCCCGAGGACCGCTGGGTGAGCCTGCGGGTCCAGCGCGGCAACGCCGACGACGCGCTGCTGCGCCGGCTCTACGGCCCGCACTGGCGCACCGACCTGCGGCTGCCGACCGGCCGGCGGCACCGACACGTCGCCGTCACGGCGGCCGGCGCGCTCGCCCTGGCCGCCGCCGCGCTGCGGCCCCTCGCCCGCGGCACGAACCGCACCGTGCTCGGCGGCGCCGCCGTGGCCGGGACGCTCGGCTGGGCGGCCGGCACCGCCGAATTCGCGCGCGCCCGGATCGCACCCGGCCCCCGGACCGCCGACGAGGTCGCCACCATGCTGGTGACCAGCGCGGCGATCCCGCCCCTGGCGGTGACGCACTGGGTACGCGGCTGGTGGCGCAGCCGCGCGCAGCGCCCGGGGACGGGCCGATGA
- a CDS encoding carbamoyltransferase family protein: protein MRVLGINAIFHDPAAALVVDGRVVAAAEEERFSRRKHGKRPLAFSAWELPELSAAWCLASAGIDVDDLDAVAYSFDPGLCRPADSLGLSDPWDWLRVEYAQRAPQFLAAALPGLDPAKVRFVPHHVAHAASAGLAAPSGGDDTAVLVLDGRGEVASHLAGVYTDGLLRPLHSQELPHSLGLLYEDLTRHLGFLHSSDEYKVMALASYGRPKHLGLLRELVRVTPEGGFAVDRIDWGGMAKARAADDEMTDDHADLAASVQARLEEVTLDLARWLHDASGGASTLAMAGGVALNCVANARLAAEGPYRNVWVQPAAGDAGTALGAALHVARDLGDRATPMAGADLGRGWTDEKLEAELRRAALPYFRPDSIAAEAARVLADNGIVAWYQGRSEYGPRALGHRSLLAHPGDPATTARMNDVKGREQFRPIAPMVRAERFAEIFEGVFPSPYMLFVHRVKPQWRDRIPAVTHVDGTARVQTVHDETEPLVAEMLAGFERLTGLPVVVNTSLNTAGRPMVDTPREAMELFGSAPVELLALGPFAVRRGALGGAR from the coding sequence ATGCGGGTCCTTGGCATCAACGCGATCTTTCACGATCCGGCGGCTGCTCTGGTGGTCGACGGCCGGGTGGTGGCCGCCGCCGAAGAGGAGCGGTTCAGCCGTCGTAAGCACGGCAAACGTCCCCTCGCGTTCTCCGCGTGGGAGCTGCCCGAACTCTCCGCCGCCTGGTGCCTGGCCAGCGCCGGGATCGACGTTGACGACCTCGACGCGGTCGCGTACTCCTTCGATCCCGGGCTCTGCCGCCCCGCGGACAGCCTCGGGCTGAGCGACCCCTGGGACTGGCTGCGCGTCGAGTACGCCCAGCGCGCCCCGCAGTTCCTCGCCGCCGCACTGCCCGGGCTGGACCCGGCGAAGGTGCGGTTCGTGCCGCACCACGTGGCGCACGCCGCGTCCGCCGGCCTGGCCGCCCCGAGCGGCGGCGACGACACGGCGGTGCTGGTCCTGGACGGGCGCGGCGAGGTCGCCAGCCACCTGGCCGGCGTCTACACCGACGGGCTGCTGCGGCCGCTGCACTCCCAGGAGCTGCCGCACTCGCTCGGCCTGCTCTACGAGGACCTCACCCGACACCTCGGCTTCCTGCACTCCAGCGACGAGTACAAGGTGATGGCGCTGGCCTCCTACGGCCGGCCTAAGCACCTCGGCCTGCTGCGCGAGCTGGTCCGGGTCACCCCGGAGGGCGGCTTCGCCGTCGACCGGATCGACTGGGGCGGCATGGCCAAGGCCCGCGCCGCCGACGACGAGATGACCGACGACCACGCCGACCTGGCCGCCAGCGTGCAGGCCCGGCTGGAGGAGGTGACCCTCGACCTGGCCCGCTGGCTGCACGACGCCTCGGGCGGCGCGTCCACCCTGGCCATGGCCGGCGGGGTGGCGCTCAACTGCGTGGCCAACGCGCGCCTCGCCGCCGAGGGCCCGTACCGGAACGTCTGGGTGCAGCCCGCCGCCGGGGACGCCGGCACGGCGCTCGGCGCGGCCCTGCACGTCGCCCGCGACCTGGGCGACCGGGCCACCCCGATGGCCGGGGCGGACCTCGGGCGGGGCTGGACCGACGAGAAGCTGGAGGCGGAGCTGCGCCGCGCCGCGCTGCCGTACTTCCGGCCCGACTCGATCGCCGCCGAGGCCGCCCGGGTGCTGGCCGACAACGGCATCGTCGCCTGGTACCAGGGCCGCAGCGAGTACGGCCCCCGGGCGCTGGGGCACCGCTCCCTGCTCGCCCACCCCGGCGACCCGGCCACCACCGCCCGGATGAACGACGTCAAGGGGCGCGAGCAGTTCCGCCCGATCGCCCCGATGGTCCGCGCCGAACGGTTCGCGGAGATCTTCGAGGGCGTCTTCCCCAGCCCGTACATGCTCTTCGTGCACCGGGTGAAGCCGCAGTGGCGCGACCGCATCCCCGCCGTCACCCACGTGGACGGCACGGCCCGGGTGCAGACCGTGCACGACGAGACCGAGCCGCTGGTCGCCGAGATGCTGGCCGGGTTCGAGCGGCTGACCGGGCTGCCCGTCGTGGTGAACACCTCGCTGAACACGGCGGGACGGCCGATGGTCGACACCCCGCGCGAGGCGATGGAGCTGTTCGGCTCGGCCCCCGTGGAACTGCTGGCGCTCGGCCCCTTCGCGGTGCGGCGCGGCGCGCTGGGCGGTGCCCGGTGA
- a CDS encoding glycosyltransferase, which translates to MRIAMISEHASPLAVLGEEDAGGQNTHVAELAAALVGEGHDVRVYTRRDSPALPDTVPTAEGYRVCHVPAGPALRVPKDELLPHMGEFGRWLAGQWRDGDWTPDVAHAHFWMSGLATLHAGRRTGVPVVLTYHALGAVKRRHQGHRDTSPPGRIGYERALGRAADRVIVQCQDEIGELVRLGVPRSRMALVPSGVNQEMFRPDGPAVPRDPARPRIITVGRMVERKGFQDVVRALPAVPDAECAVVGGPPAELLPADGFARRLGTLAESCGVADRVKLVGAVPREEMGRWYRSADILVAAPWYEPFGLTPLEAMACGVPVIGSNVGGIADTVVHGLTGDLVPPRDPRALGTAIRRLLADKVRRFAYATAALDRIRSRYSWKRCAEQLGAVYAAVSTVGRPASAVA; encoded by the coding sequence ATGCGCATCGCGATGATCTCGGAGCACGCCAGCCCACTCGCCGTTCTCGGCGAGGAGGACGCCGGCGGGCAGAACACGCACGTGGCGGAGCTGGCCGCCGCGCTGGTCGGCGAGGGGCACGATGTACGTGTCTACACCCGCCGGGACTCCCCCGCCCTGCCCGACACCGTGCCCACGGCGGAGGGCTACCGGGTGTGCCACGTGCCGGCCGGCCCGGCGCTGCGGGTGCCGAAGGACGAGCTGCTGCCGCACATGGGTGAGTTCGGGCGCTGGCTGGCCGGCCAGTGGCGCGACGGCGACTGGACGCCGGACGTGGCGCACGCCCACTTCTGGATGAGCGGCCTGGCCACGCTGCACGCCGGCCGGCGCACCGGCGTGCCGGTGGTGCTGACCTACCACGCCCTCGGCGCGGTCAAGCGGCGGCACCAGGGCCACCGGGACACAAGTCCACCAGGCCGGATCGGCTACGAGCGGGCCCTGGGACGGGCTGCCGACCGGGTCATCGTGCAGTGCCAGGACGAGATCGGCGAGCTGGTCCGCCTCGGCGTGCCCCGGTCCCGGATGGCGCTGGTCCCCTCCGGGGTCAACCAGGAGATGTTCCGTCCCGACGGGCCGGCCGTCCCCCGCGACCCGGCCCGCCCCCGGATCATCACCGTCGGTCGGATGGTGGAGCGCAAGGGCTTCCAGGACGTCGTCCGGGCCCTGCCGGCCGTACCCGACGCGGAGTGCGCGGTGGTCGGCGGCCCGCCGGCCGAACTGCTCCCCGCCGACGGCTTCGCCCGCCGGCTCGGCACGCTGGCCGAGTCCTGCGGGGTGGCCGACCGGGTGAAGCTGGTCGGCGCCGTGCCCCGCGAGGAGATGGGTCGCTGGTACCGCTCGGCCGACATCCTGGTCGCCGCCCCCTGGTACGAGCCGTTCGGGCTCACCCCGCTGGAGGCGATGGCGTGCGGCGTGCCGGTGATCGGGTCGAACGTGGGCGGCATCGCCGACACGGTGGTCCACGGGCTGACCGGCGACCTCGTGCCGCCCCGGGACCCCCGGGCGCTGGGCACCGCGATCCGTCGGCTGCTCGCCGACAAGGTCCGCCGCTTCGCGTACGCCACGGCGGCGCTGGACCGGATCCGCAGCCGGTACTCGTGGAAGCGCTGCGCCGAGCAGCTCGGCGCGGTCTACGCCGCGGTCAGCACCGTCGGCCGTCCCGCCTCGGCGGTGGCGTGA
- a CDS encoding HAD-IIIA family hydrolase: protein MTTTSPARSGLGGAGRRLFDAVLLDRDGTLIEDVPYNGDPEKVRAVPGARVALDRLRAAGLRLAVVTNQSGLARGLFSEGQLRAVHARVERLLGRFDAWLVCPHEEGAGCGCRKPAPGLVWAAARELGTVPSRCVVVGDIGRDVVAASAAGASGVLVPTAVTRAGEVAAAARVVGDLSGAVAEILGRQAAVDPASYGGVRRGVGTVLVVRSDSAGDVLVTGPAVRAVAAGAGRVVMLCGPRGRAAAELLPGVDEVIEHRLPWIDPSPGVVDPVDMRLLVDRLAAVGADEAVVFTSFHQSPLPLALLLRLAGVSRVSAISDDYPGSLLDVRHRVPVGVPEPERALSLAAAAGFALAPDDEPALRLRPEVLDRPDGDVPHPALAEPGYVVVHPGASVPARACPPRRCAEIVAALVAAGHRVVVTGGPDERELTALVAGDTAVDLGGRTGLAGLARVLARAGCVVVGNTGPAHLAAAVGTPVVSLFAPTVPFGQWGPWRVPTVRLGDADAPCRDTRAARCPVPDHPCLTGLDPAEVVDAVRVLTPPSPT from the coding sequence ATGACGACCACCTCCCCCGCCCGGTCCGGCCTGGGCGGCGCCGGTCGACGCCTGTTCGACGCGGTGTTGCTGGATCGGGACGGGACGTTGATCGAGGACGTGCCGTACAACGGTGATCCGGAGAAGGTGCGTGCGGTGCCGGGTGCGCGGGTGGCGTTGGATCGGTTGCGGGCTGCGGGGTTGCGGTTGGCGGTGGTGACGAATCAGTCGGGTTTGGCGCGGGGGTTGTTTTCGGAGGGGCAGTTGCGGGCGGTGCATGCGCGGGTGGAGCGGTTGTTGGGGCGGTTCGACGCGTGGTTGGTGTGTCCGCATGAGGAGGGTGCGGGGTGTGGGTGTCGTAAGCCGGCGCCGGGGTTGGTGTGGGCGGCGGCGCGGGAGTTGGGGACGGTGCCGTCGCGGTGTGTGGTGGTGGGGGACATCGGTCGGGATGTGGTGGCGGCGTCGGCGGCGGGGGCGTCGGGGGTTTTGGTGCCGACGGCGGTGACGCGGGCCGGTGAGGTGGCGGCGGCGGCGCGGGTGGTGGGGGATTTGTCGGGGGCGGTGGCGGAGATTCTGGGTCGGCAGGCGGCGGTGGATCCGGCCAGTTACGGGGGTGTGCGGCGGGGGGTGGGGACGGTGTTGGTGGTGCGGTCGGATTCGGCTGGGGATGTGTTGGTGACGGGTCCGGCGGTGCGGGCGGTGGCGGCGGGTGCGGGGCGGGTGGTGATGTTGTGTGGGCCTCGGGGGCGGGCGGCGGCGGAGTTGTTGCCGGGTGTCGATGAGGTGATCGAGCATCGGTTGCCGTGGATTGATCCGAGTCCGGGGGTGGTTGATCCGGTCGACATGCGGTTGCTCGTGGATCGGTTGGCGGCGGTGGGGGCGGACGAGGCGGTGGTGTTCACCAGTTTCCATCAGTCGCCGTTGCCGTTGGCGTTGTTGTTGCGGTTGGCGGGTGTGTCGCGGGTCAGTGCGATCAGTGACGACTATCCGGGTTCGTTGTTGGACGTGCGGCATCGGGTTCCGGTGGGGGTGCCGGAGCCGGAGCGGGCTCTGTCGTTGGCCGCCGCGGCGGGTTTCGCCCTGGCGCCCGACGACGAACCCGCCCTACGCCTGCGCCCCGAGGTCCTCGACCGGCCGGACGGCGACGTGCCGCACCCGGCGCTCGCCGAACCCGGCTACGTGGTGGTGCACCCGGGCGCGTCCGTGCCGGCCCGGGCGTGCCCGCCGCGCCGGTGCGCCGAGATCGTCGCCGCGCTGGTCGCCGCCGGTCACCGGGTGGTGGTCACGGGCGGACCGGACGAGCGCGAGCTGACCGCCCTCGTCGCCGGGGACACCGCCGTCGACCTCGGTGGGCGGACCGGGCTGGCGGGGCTGGCGCGGGTGCTCGCCCGGGCCGGCTGCGTCGTGGTCGGCAACACCGGGCCCGCCCACCTGGCGGCCGCCGTCGGCACGCCGGTGGTCAGCCTCTTCGCGCCGACCGTCCCGTTCGGGCAGTGGGGCCCCTGGCGGGTGCCGACCGTACGGCTCGGCGACGCCGACGCCCCCTGCCGGGACACCCGGGCCGCCCGCTGCCCCGTGCCCGACCACCCCTGCCTCACCGGGCTCGACCCGGCCGAGGTGGTGGACGCCGTACGCGTCCTGACGCCCCCGTCCCCCACCTGA
- a CDS encoding globin domain-containing protein, which produces MSNSCFADRARAVQPRRRQVVLSESSAAVVTATLPAVQAHGEAITGRFYQRMFDAHPELLDIFNRGNQATGAQKAALAAAVVAYAEHLTGGSDAPWGPILDRIAHKHASLGITPAQYTIVGRHLLAAVGEVLGDAVTPEVAAAWDEVYWLLACELVAREARLYLGAGLDEGGSVWRDWRVTGRVAEALDVVSFTLVPADGGPVPTFVPGQYASVAVDLDGGRGQQIRQYSLSGRPGADHWRITVKRVRGVDGAPDGMVSTFLHEHVAEGDVLRLSPPFGEVCAVAGEGPLLLVSAGIGLTPAMAALEHLAATEPQRPVVLVHADRAGAAHAFRGELPRLHAALPNLRTALWYEDVTDAEVAGLTAEVAGGRVDPALIPLSPDAHVHLCGPLPFMNVVRGGLLRRGVPAERIAYEVFGPGMLRDDRA; this is translated from the coding sequence ATCTCGAATTCCTGTTTTGCTGACAGGGCCCGAGCGGTTCAGCCCAGAAGGAGACAAGTCGTGCTCTCGGAGTCCTCAGCAGCAGTGGTGACGGCGACCCTGCCCGCCGTGCAGGCGCACGGCGAGGCGATCACCGGCCGGTTCTACCAGCGGATGTTCGACGCCCATCCCGAGCTGCTCGACATCTTCAACCGCGGCAACCAGGCCACCGGGGCGCAGAAGGCCGCGCTCGCGGCGGCCGTGGTCGCGTACGCGGAGCACCTGACCGGCGGCAGCGACGCGCCGTGGGGCCCGATCCTCGACCGGATCGCGCACAAGCACGCCTCCCTCGGCATCACCCCCGCCCAGTACACGATCGTCGGCCGCCACCTGCTCGCCGCCGTCGGCGAGGTGCTCGGCGACGCGGTCACCCCGGAGGTCGCCGCCGCCTGGGACGAGGTGTACTGGCTGCTGGCCTGCGAACTGGTCGCGCGGGAGGCCCGCCTCTACCTCGGGGCCGGGCTCGACGAGGGCGGATCGGTGTGGCGGGACTGGCGGGTCACCGGCCGGGTCGCCGAGGCCCTGGACGTCGTCTCGTTCACCCTGGTCCCGGCCGACGGCGGCCCGGTGCCCACCTTCGTCCCCGGCCAGTACGCCTCGGTCGCCGTCGACCTGGACGGCGGTCGCGGGCAGCAGATCCGCCAGTACAGCCTCTCCGGCCGGCCCGGGGCCGACCACTGGCGGATCACCGTGAAGCGGGTCCGCGGCGTCGACGGCGCCCCCGACGGCATGGTCTCCACCTTCCTGCACGAGCACGTTGCCGAGGGCGACGTCCTGCGGCTCAGCCCGCCCTTCGGCGAGGTCTGCGCGGTCGCCGGCGAGGGCCCGCTGCTGCTGGTCAGCGCCGGGATCGGGCTGACCCCCGCGATGGCCGCGCTGGAGCACCTGGCGGCCACCGAGCCGCAGCGCCCGGTGGTGCTGGTGCACGCCGACCGGGCCGGCGCGGCGCACGCGTTCCGCGGCGAGCTGCCGCGCCTGCACGCCGCGCTGCCCAACCTGCGGACCGCGCTCTGGTACGAGGACGTCACCGACGCCGAGGTCGCCGGGCTGACCGCCGAGGTGGCCGGCGGTCGCGTCGACCCGGCCCTGATCCCGCTCTCCCCCGACGCCCACGTGCACCTCTGCGGGCCGCTGCCGTTCATGAACGTCGTCCGCGGTGGCCTGCTGCGCCGGGGCGTGCCGGCGGAGCGGATCGCCTACGAGGTGTTCGGGCCGGGCATGCTCCGCGACGACCGGGCCTGA
- a CDS encoding glycosyltransferase: MNILLWHVHGSWTTSFVHGRHRYLIPVTPDRGPYGLGRARTYPWPDNATEVTPDDLATTDIDLIILQRPEEHDLAHQWLHRRPGHHIPTIYVEHNTPKDGNVPHSRHPMADRDDLLIAHVTHFNHLFWDTGTTRTTVIDHGIVPPRVEWSGETERLAVVTNEPVRRWRVTGTDLMPRFARVAPLDVFGMGVAGLPDALAATGAAGLPVTGYDDLPQDRMHVEVARRRAYLHLCRWTSLGLSLIEAMAMGMPVIALATTEAVDAVPPDAGVLSTRVDTLVEAAQWLMTDHDAATRLGSRGREVAKERFGLDRFLADWDRLIEEETCASR; the protein is encoded by the coding sequence ATGAACATCCTGCTCTGGCACGTGCACGGCTCCTGGACCACCTCGTTCGTGCACGGCCGACACCGCTACCTGATCCCCGTCACACCCGACCGCGGCCCCTACGGCCTCGGCCGCGCCCGCACCTACCCCTGGCCCGACAACGCCACCGAAGTGACCCCCGACGACCTCGCCACCACCGACATCGACCTGATCATCCTGCAACGCCCCGAAGAACACGACCTCGCCCACCAATGGCTACACCGCCGCCCCGGCCACCACATCCCCACCATCTACGTCGAACACAACACCCCCAAGGACGGCAACGTCCCCCACAGCCGCCACCCCATGGCCGACCGCGACGACCTCCTCATCGCCCACGTCACCCACTTCAACCACCTCTTCTGGGACACCGGCACCACCCGCACCACAGTGATCGACCACGGCATCGTCCCGCCCCGGGTCGAGTGGAGCGGCGAGACGGAGCGGCTGGCGGTGGTGACCAACGAACCGGTACGCCGCTGGCGGGTCACCGGCACCGACCTCATGCCGCGCTTCGCGCGGGTCGCCCCCCTGGACGTCTTCGGCATGGGGGTGGCCGGGCTGCCCGACGCGCTCGCCGCGACCGGCGCGGCCGGCCTGCCGGTGACCGGGTACGACGACCTGCCGCAGGACCGGATGCACGTCGAGGTCGCCCGGCGGCGGGCGTACCTGCACCTGTGCCGGTGGACGTCGCTGGGGCTGAGCCTCATCGAGGCGATGGCGATGGGAATGCCGGTGATCGCGCTGGCGACCACCGAGGCGGTGGACGCGGTGCCGCCCGACGCGGGGGTGCTCTCCACCCGGGTGGACACCCTCGTCGAGGCGGCCCAGTGGCTGATGACGGACCACGACGCGGCAACCCGGCTGGGGTCGCGGGGTCGCGAGGTGGCGAAGGAACGCTTCGGACTCGACCGCTTCCTGGCGGACTGGGACCGGCTGATCGAGGAGGAAACATGCGCATCGCGATGA